GGTCTAGGACAGCCCAACTTTGTGTTAGGAATTTTAGGTCCAAGCCTGGTCCATGGGTAAAGAATCAGCCTGGTCCATAAGGTTTTGCGCGGCCTATTTTTCAGGGCCAAGGTTCATCCCTACCCAGAATAGGCCCTCTAAGTGGTGGATATTAGGTGGATTTGACTCAGCGAAATATTTAAAAAGTTTTCATTAGATTGTTTATTATGGCCTTCCCAATAACTTTTTGTGATAAGTTGGCCTTCCCACAAGGCATCCCAACTTTTATGTATAAGAAATTTCACATTTTACCCTAACTGTGAAAGCCTCCGAAAAAGTTGCTAAGGAAGACTTATATATAATAATCAAATTATCAAATTCATTTTTACAATTACACCTATTAAAACAATAAATTTataatgggagagggagagggataggtatgccgttAATAttaagtatgctagcggataacaccaataggaatacatgatggagtatcattcaggaatgatatgagggtcatttcaaaaaaatggaaaagagagataagacacaatgggtgctagcatacttgatatcggcggcatatccaaccttttcccatttatGATATATAAAATCTAAATATTTCGAACTCCACAACTATTTCTGCCTAAAAATGAAATTGCaattgaaaacaagaaaatacaaCTTAAGAAACGGGACCTAACCTTCTCGGCTCGAAAGGTTATAGATAAATTAATTCCTAACATTCCTAATTTAccaaaaattttgatgttaGAAATTTTCCAAAACATAACACATCAATCAAAAAGTTGATGTcctgagtgttttttttttcctgtaaatAACCTAAACCATTCATTTTTGAGCTAGGAATAACCTCCCATATGGTTGGATCTTGAAACAATTCAAAATGCCATTTCAAGAACCATTTTTTAAACTTTCGAATTAGAATGCATGACCATTGAAGGAAAATATTGAGAGTAGGGAAAACTTTAAATATAATCATagcaaagaaagtaagaaaaattaGGCATAGAAAAGCTAGCAAAGGTGTTACACCATTAAATTTTGGCCATGGACAAACTAAGATACCTCTAATGTAACATCATGaataatttttgtttcaaaagcTTTATGGCAAAAAAATTTTGGCTGGCAGAGTATAGAGGGTATTAGTAGACTGACTGAAATTTTCTACATGTCAAGTCTTAGTCCCAAATTGAAGTTTATAAACTCCCATGTATTGTCATATTTACTATGTTTTTCAGTTTTCATTTGATTGATTCTCAAAgaattattttgtaatttggcCAACTCCATTTTGACTAAAACTTAAAATGCAAATAGGTAATCTTAGGCTTTACTTGTCCAGAAAAAATTAATTCTATCCAATGTGCCATGTGATAGATTGTGATTGTATAAAGATTCTACTAAACTACAAAAACTTTTCTCAAGGTTTATAGACGTGCATAAGGAAAAAGACTTATTCcccctctcatcttcttttctatCCCCAATAGTTCAAAGAATGCCAATGCAAACTCAAACAATTACAGGAAATCTCATATCTAATCCACTCCCCCATATCCATAATAATTCCTCAAGCAAGATCATCCATTTGCAATATTTTCCATTTCTCAAAGCTAGAACCATGTTACGTTCACTGTCGGAATTCTGAGCTCGAAGAAATTATtctattattttaaaataaaccTGCATCAatgtccttttttttccccaatatTTCAAGTTGTCATTTATGATGCTAGAAAATTTAAGAACAAAATTTTTatattgaaacttgaaagacataATAAGCAAGTCCAAATAAGTTCATTATTTATCCTTAAAATAGTATAAGAAGTAACATGTATTACAAACAAGAGAACTAGAAGATAATCAAATCTTCGAATGGTGTTCAGCCTAGAGTCTTTGTCCAAACCACTCCATTCTCATTTATCCAATGGCAGACTTCAATTTTTCCTGGACCAAAACCCAACAGCTTAAAAGCAAGATGATTTGGATCCCAAGTTGATGTGTCATAATGGCATGCCATGATCGCATGATTTATTTTCCTCTGAGCATGTATATCAACTGCGtataattttactttttgaaaAACATGGCAGTAGTAGACTTGAAATAGGAATGGCAAACTATGACATAAAGCTGGTGGTTCAGAGAGGTTTCCATAGatgagtttcacagctccaattgtgacattctcataAGATCCTTCAACATTCTCAGTACTCCATCCATGAACATAGTGCCCTAATTTTTTTACAACAAAATCAATTAGATCCTCGACAGAAGTCACACAGGTGCACTGCTCACCTCGTGCTGGGATTTTCTGACATATATTGAGGGTCCCTCGAATATATTCATCCATCTCTGATTCATCCACCACACCAAAAagcttcttcaaatccttgatCCGAGCAAAGGAAAATGGGACTTTTGATGCCAGAGATCGTGGCAAAAATGATTTATATGACAATGGGTCCCTTAGATCAGGGACAGGTATGAAACTTCCCTCTTTCACCATTGATTCCCGAAAATATGTTAATCCTCCTTGGCTGGCAATCGATAGGGGTATTCCATCCGGAAGAAGTTCATACTTCAATTTCTGATCATTCCACTGGGCTATTGGTGGTAGGGTTGTGTAGTTTGTTATTTTCTTCACTAGTGCATTTGTAGAACAAGCAATATTTGCCTGCTTACAAAACAAAGGTAGGTGGGAAGCCAATTCATTTTCCACCATAAGTTTCATATACGTTGCTTCTTGATG
This genomic window from Macadamia integrifolia cultivar HAES 741 unplaced genomic scaffold, SCU_Mint_v3 scaffold3380, whole genome shotgun sequence contains:
- the LOC122068089 gene encoding polygalacturonase non-catalytic subunit AroGP2-like, whose protein sequence is MTHPILLLGLLIVAYFSGSQAENAFLQYWEEHIGILQPPHQLVAKASPLNSHQEATYMKLMVENELASHLPLFCKQANIACSTNALVKKITNYTTLPPIAQWNDQKLKYELLPDGIPLSIASQGGLTYFRESMVKEGSFIPVPDLRDPLSYKSFLPRSLASKVPFSFARIKDLKKLFGVVDESEMDEYIRGTLNICQKIPARGEQCTCVTSVEDLIDFVVKKLGHYVHGWSTENVEGSYENVTIGAVKLIYGNLSEPPALCHSLPFLFQVYYCHVFQKVKLYAVDIHAQRKINHAIMACHYDTSTWDPNHLAFKLLGFGPGKIEVCHWINENGVVWTKTLG